A segment of the Tissierella sp. genome:
ACAGGCGACAACGTAGAAATCGTAGGATTAGCAGAAGAAGCAAGAACAGTAGTAGTAACAGGAGTAGAAATGTTTAGAAAATTATTAGATGAAGCACAAGCAGGAGATAACATAGGAGCACTTCTAAGAGGAGTACAAAGAGCAGAAATTGAAAGAGGCCAAGTATTAGCAAAGCCAAAATCAATAAAACCACATCTAAAATTTGAATCAGAAGTATATGTATTATCAAAAGAAGAAGGTGGAAGACATACACCATTCTTTAACGGATACAGACCACAATTCTATTTTAGAACAACAGACGTAACAGGAGACATAGCATTAGAAGAAGGCACAGAAATGGTAATGCCAGGAGACAATGCAAAGTTTACAATAGAACTAATTACACCAATCGCAATAGAAGAAGGATTAAGATTCTCAATTCGTGAAGGTGGAAGAACTGTAGGATCAGGAGTTGTAACTAAAGTTCTTGCTTAATTAAAATTAAAAAACAATATGTAGGGGAACCTAATTTAGGTCCCCCTATGATAACTAAAAAAAACTTAAGTTTTTTAAAAAAAAAGCTTGAGTTTTTAGTGGTTATGTTATAAAATATGTTAGTGTTCATTTTTAGACATTGCGATGATGCAAAAGGTGGCTGTTAAAAACAGGAAATTTTTGCTGAGAATGTCCGGTTTCAAATCGGGCGACTAGAATTGTAGTAGATTTTATTTTTTAATAAAACTACAACACACCAGGAGGTGTGTATCGGCAATTCTGAGTCGCATGTATTACAAATAGCATGCGATAGAGGGAGGGAACAAAATGTCAAATAACGGTAAACAAAAAATTAGAATTAGGTTAAAAGCTTATGATCACGAGCTACTAGATACTTCAGCTCAAAAAATTGTTGAGACTGCAAAGAGAACAGGTGCAACAGTATCTGGACCTGTGCCATTACCAACAGAAAAAGAAATAATAACTATATTAAGAGCAGTTCATAAGTACAAAGACTCTAGAGAGCAATTTGAACAAAGAACTCACAAGAGACTAATTGATATCTTAAATCCTAATCAAAAAACTGTAGATTCACTTATGAAATTGAATTTACCAGCTGGAGTAGATATAGAAATTAGGTCATAATTACTTAATATGATTACATTGTGTAATCCGCTGTAAGATAATAGGAGGTGTAGTAATGAAAAACATGATAGGAAGAAAAATTGGGATGACTCAAATTTTCAAAGAAGATGGATCTGTAGTTCCTGTAACAGTTGTTGAAGCTGGACCATTAGTGGTTGTTCAAAAGAAAACTGTTGAAATAGATGGATATAATGCAATCCAAGTTGGATTTGCTAACATAAAGGAACAAAGAATAAACAAACCTTTAAAGGGACATTTTAACAAGGGAAACATTGAGTATAAAAAATATTTAATGGAATTTAAAGTAGAAAACCCAGATGAATACCAAATAGGTCAAGAAATAAAAGCAGATGTATTTGCAGAGGCAGATATGGTAGATGTTACGGGTGTTTCTAAAGGTAAAGGTACTGCTGGTGTTATAAAGAGACATGGCTTTGGTAGAGGTAGAATGTCCCATGGTTCTAAATTCCACAGAAGACCAGGTGGTTTGTCAGCTGGTACTTACCCAGGTAGAGTATTTAAAGGTCATAGAATGGCTGGAAGAATGGGTAATGAAAAAGTAACAATACAAAACCTTGAAGTTGTTCGTGTAGATGTAGAAAAGAATTTAATCCTGATAAAAGGCGCAATACCTGGACCTAAAAAAGGAATAGTAACTATTAAGGCGACGGTTAAAAAGCAATAATTCAGGCGGAAAGGAGGATGTAAAATGCCTAAAGTAAATGTTTATAACATGTTAGGAGAACAAGTAGGTGAAATTGAATTAAGCGACAATATATTTGGAATCGAAGTAAACCAACATGTAGTTTATGAAGTTGTAAAAAACCAACTTGCAAATAAGAGACAAGGTACACAATCCACTAAAACTAGAGCAGAAGTAAGAGGCGGTGGTAGAAAACCTTGGAAACAAAAAGGTACTGGTAGAGCAAGACAAGGAAGTACAAACGCACCACATTTCACAGGTGGTGGAGTTACATTTGGACCAAAGCCAAGAGATTACAGTTATAAGGTGCCTAAGAAAGTTAGAAGACTTGCACTAAAATCAGCTTTAACTTCAAAAGTTCTAAACAATGAAATAATTGTAATTGATGAAATAAACTTTGATACTCCTAAAACTAAAGATATGGCTAACTTCTTAACTAAAATCAATGCTGATAAGAAAGCTCTAATCGTTATGGGAGAAAGAAATACAAATGTAATTAGATCAGCAAACAATATCCCAAATGTAGCAACTGCTCTTGTTAATACAATAAATGTTTATGATATATTAAAATACAATTCATTTATTATAACTAAAGATGCAGTAAGTAAAGTGGAGGAGGTGTATGCATAATGCGTAATCCACACGATATTATCATCAGACCAATAATAACTGAGAGAAGTATGGATGATATGGCATACGGCAAATATACTTTTGTGGTTGATAAAAAAACTAATAAGGCTGAAGTAAAAAAAGCTGTAGAAACTATATTCGGTGTAACAGTTGAAAAAGTAAGCACTATGAATATGCTTGGTAAAATCAAGAGACAAGGTGCTCATTCTGGTAAAAGACCAGATTGGAAAAAAGCTATAGTAAAATTAACTGAAGACTCTAAGAGAATAGAATTCTTCGAAGGAATGGAATAGAAGTTTTATAGAAGGAGGGAAAAACAATGAGCATTAGAAAATTTAAACCAACTTCCCCTGCACTTAGACAAATGACAGTTTCTTCATTTGAAGAAATCACAAAAACAGAGCCTGAAAAGTCACTAGTTGTTAATTTAAATAGAAGTGGTGGAAGAAACTCTCAAGGCCGAATTACTATTCGTCACAGAGGTGGTGGAGCTAAGAGAAAATATAGAATAATAGATTTCAAAAGAGATAAAGATGGAATACCAGGTCGTGTAGCTGCTATTGAATATGATCCTAATAGAACAGCAAACATTGCTCTTATATTTTATGTTGATGGTGAGAAAAGATATATACTTGCTCCACATAAATTAAATGTAGGAGATATGATAGAATCTGGAGAAAAAGCAGATATTAAAATTGGTAATTCTTTAAAACTAAAAGATATACCAGTAGGTACAACTGTTCACAATGTTGAATTGAAACCTGGAAAAGGTGCACAACTTGTTAGATCAGCAGGAGCATCTGCTCAATTAATGGCAAAAGAAGGGGAATTCGCACAACTTAGACTTCCTTCAGGAGAATTTAGACTAGTTAGAATTGATTGTAGAGCTACTATAGGTCAAGTTGGAAATTTATCTCATGAACTTATTACTATCGGTAAAGCTGGTAGAAGTAGACATATGGGTATTAGACCTACTGTTAGAGGTACTGCAATGAACCCTGTTGACCATCCACACGGAGGTGGAGAAGGTAGAGCACCTATTGGTATGGCTGCACCATCAACTCCATGGGGTAAACCAGCACTGGGACTTAAGACTAGAAAGAAAAGCAAGAAATCAAACAAATATATCGTAAGAAGAAGGACTAAGTAGTTTAATATCTGAAAGGAGGAGTAATCATGGGTAGATCTCTTAAAAAAGGACCCTTTTGTGATGATCATCTTCTAAAAAAAGTAGAAGAGCTAAACAAAAGCAATGAAAAGAAAGTTATAAAAACATGGTCACGTCGTTCAACTATATTTCCAGATATGGTTAACCATACAATAGCTGTACATGACGGAAGAAAACATGTTCCCATATATATTACTGAGGATATGGTAGGCCACAAACTAGGTGAATTTGTTTCAACGAGAACTTTTAGATCTCATATTGATAAAAACGAAAGATCATCTGGTGTAAGATAGAGAAGAAGGAGGGAAATATAGTGGAAGCTAGAGCTATAGCGAAATATATACGAATTTCACCTTTAAAGGTAAACTTCATATGTAGAGAAATTACAGGCAAGCAAGTAGACGAAGCCTTAGCGATCTTGAAGTTTACACCTAAAAGAGGAGCGAAAGTTCTTGAAAAGGTTCTAAACTCTGCAGTTGCAAATGCTGAAAACAATTTTAATATGGATAGAGATAGCCTTTATGTATCAGAAGCTTTTGCTAATGATGGTCCACATATGAAAAGATGGAGACCAAAAGCGAAAGGTATGGCTTATCCAATAATAAAAAGAAGTAGTCATATAGGAGTAGTAGTTAAAGAAAGAGATTAGAAAAGGAGGGATAGTTAATGGGTCAAAAAGTTAACCCACACGGTCTAAGGGTCGGCATAGTTAAAGACTGGGATTCCAAATGGTATGCAGATAAGAAAACATTTAATGAATATTTAGTAGAAGACCATAAAATTCGTGAGTTCGTTAAGAAGAAACTATTTATCTCTGGTATTTCTAAAATTGAAATAGAGAGAGCAGCTAATAGAATTAAACTTACAGTATTCACTGCAAAACCAGGAATGGTAATAGGTAAAGGTGGTTCTGGAGTAGAAGAACTAAGATTAGATATTGAAAGAATGACTAAAAAATCTGTAGTTGTAAATGTTGAAGAAATAAAAATTCCGGAGTTAGATGCTCAATTAGTTGCTGAAAACATTGCATCTCAACTTGAAAGAAGAGTTTCATTTAGAAGAGCAATGAAACAAGCAATACAAAGAACTATGAGATTTGGTGGAAAAGGAATTAAAACTCAAGTTGCAGGAAGAGTTGGTGGAGCAGATATGGCGAGAACTGAAGGCTATAGTGAAGGATCAATACCTCTGCAAACCCTAAGAGCAGATATAGATTATGGATTTGCTGAAGCAAATACTACCTTCGGTAAAATTGGTGTAAAAGTATGGCTATATAAAGGCGAAATTCTTCCTACTAAAAAGGTTGCAAAAGTAGAAGAAAATATTGAAAAATAGATTAAATGCCGTAGGAAGGAGGAAAATAAAATGTTAATGCCTAAAAGAGTAAAATATCGTAGAGTTCATAGAGGAAGAATGAAAGGTAAGGCAACTCGTGGTAATACAATTACTTATGGTGAGTTTGGTCTACAAGCTCTAGAGCCAACTTGGATTACTTCCAATCAAATAGAAGCAGCAAGAAGAGCTATGACAAGATATGTTAAGAGGGGCGG
Coding sequences within it:
- a CDS encoding EF-Tu/IF-2/RF-3 family GTPase: TGDNVEIVGLAEEARTVVVTGVEMFRKLLDEAQAGDNIGALLRGVQRAEIERGQVLAKPKSIKPHLKFESEVYVLSKEEGGRHTPFFNGYRPQFYFRTTDVTGDIALEEGTEMVMPGDNAKFTIELITPIAIEEGLRFSIREGGRTVGSGVVTKVLA
- the rpsJ gene encoding 30S ribosomal protein S10; this translates as MSNNGKQKIRIRLKAYDHELLDTSAQKIVETAKRTGATVSGPVPLPTEKEIITILRAVHKYKDSREQFEQRTHKRLIDILNPNQKTVDSLMKLNLPAGVDIEIRS
- the rplC gene encoding 50S ribosomal protein L3, encoding MKNMIGRKIGMTQIFKEDGSVVPVTVVEAGPLVVVQKKTVEIDGYNAIQVGFANIKEQRINKPLKGHFNKGNIEYKKYLMEFKVENPDEYQIGQEIKADVFAEADMVDVTGVSKGKGTAGVIKRHGFGRGRMSHGSKFHRRPGGLSAGTYPGRVFKGHRMAGRMGNEKVTIQNLEVVRVDVEKNLILIKGAIPGPKKGIVTIKATVKKQ
- the rplD gene encoding 50S ribosomal protein L4, which encodes MPKVNVYNMLGEQVGEIELSDNIFGIEVNQHVVYEVVKNQLANKRQGTQSTKTRAEVRGGGRKPWKQKGTGRARQGSTNAPHFTGGGVTFGPKPRDYSYKVPKKVRRLALKSALTSKVLNNEIIVIDEINFDTPKTKDMANFLTKINADKKALIVMGERNTNVIRSANNIPNVATALVNTINVYDILKYNSFIITKDAVSKVEEVYA
- the rplW gene encoding 50S ribosomal protein L23, with the translated sequence MRNPHDIIIRPIITERSMDDMAYGKYTFVVDKKTNKAEVKKAVETIFGVTVEKVSTMNMLGKIKRQGAHSGKRPDWKKAIVKLTEDSKRIEFFEGME
- the rplB gene encoding 50S ribosomal protein L2, whose protein sequence is MSIRKFKPTSPALRQMTVSSFEEITKTEPEKSLVVNLNRSGGRNSQGRITIRHRGGGAKRKYRIIDFKRDKDGIPGRVAAIEYDPNRTANIALIFYVDGEKRYILAPHKLNVGDMIESGEKADIKIGNSLKLKDIPVGTTVHNVELKPGKGAQLVRSAGASAQLMAKEGEFAQLRLPSGEFRLVRIDCRATIGQVGNLSHELITIGKAGRSRHMGIRPTVRGTAMNPVDHPHGGGEGRAPIGMAAPSTPWGKPALGLKTRKKSKKSNKYIVRRRTK
- the rpsS gene encoding 30S ribosomal protein S19 translates to MGRSLKKGPFCDDHLLKKVEELNKSNEKKVIKTWSRRSTIFPDMVNHTIAVHDGRKHVPIYITEDMVGHKLGEFVSTRTFRSHIDKNERSSGVR
- the rplV gene encoding 50S ribosomal protein L22 — its product is MEARAIAKYIRISPLKVNFICREITGKQVDEALAILKFTPKRGAKVLEKVLNSAVANAENNFNMDRDSLYVSEAFANDGPHMKRWRPKAKGMAYPIIKRSSHIGVVVKERD
- the rpsC gene encoding 30S ribosomal protein S3, yielding MGQKVNPHGLRVGIVKDWDSKWYADKKTFNEYLVEDHKIREFVKKKLFISGISKIEIERAANRIKLTVFTAKPGMVIGKGGSGVEELRLDIERMTKKSVVVNVEEIKIPELDAQLVAENIASQLERRVSFRRAMKQAIQRTMRFGGKGIKTQVAGRVGGADMARTEGYSEGSIPLQTLRADIDYGFAEANTTFGKIGVKVWLYKGEILPTKKVAKVEENIEK